In Crinalium epipsammum PCC 9333, the genomic window AATTCTGGTAACTGTTGCAAGAATTTTGGGTAGTCCATTAGTTGAATTTAATCCCATAATAATTTTTCGTCTTATAAGTTCCATTGGCTAATGGAAAATTTTCAGATAATCCTTAACTAAATTGATTGTTCCTGAACTACACGCTGATAAAATTCTTCTAGCGCATCTACACAAGTTTGGTCTTCAAATACACGGTGTTGGTTTTGCTTAACTTGCTCTACGATCGCGAGTCTCCACTGTGGATCTAAACCTAATCTCACAGCAATTTCAATATATTCTGCTTCATTAGTAGCAATTGTATCTGTAACTCCTAGCATTTTCAGAATACCGTAGGAGTGACGACCACGCATAAACTCACCTGGACAAGTAACTACAGGTAAATTGCTAGCTACTGCCGTCATCGTGGTATTTCCACCTGACCAGCTAAATGTGTCTAAATAAATATCTGAAACTAAATGAACATTAGGATATTCCAATCCATCTAGCCTGGGTAAGATTACGCAATAGTCTTTGCTATTTAAACCATAACTCGCAAAAGCTTTTTGCAAACGCTGCTTAAATTTTTCTGTAATTGCTTCGCTTATCTGAGAACTAATAAAGGCAAATTGAGCTTGGGGAACAAGTTGTGCGATCGCTGCAAACACATAGTCATGCTGCGGCAAATATTTAAATAGTGATTGACACGATAAATACACTACCGCATCAGAACGCAACTTGAAATGTGAGCGTTCCAACCTAGTTTCAGGTATCAAGGGTTTCTCGTAATAAAGACCTATATTCGGCAATTTGAGCAATTTTTCTGAATAATGTTCTGCTCCATTTTCTGGTTCCATCAACTCACAAGATAAGAAATAATCTATTGTGGGTAAACCCGAAGTTATAGGATGTCCCCAAGTTGTGCATTGTACTGATGCCAGACGAAGAGCGCCTATTTGCGTCATCATCGCATACATACCGATATCTAGAAAAACTAGCACGTGCAGTTGGTCATTAATAATTTGCTGGCATACTGCTTCTAGATTATTGGGAATCTGATAAAAAACATCACTATACATTTGAAAATCTATAGTTTTTGAATCTTTAGCTGTATCTATCGCATAGGAGTACACTTTAAATTTATTTCTATCCTGCCTTTTTAACCAACCTATTGTCATATTAGCAACTACATGATTAAACATAGAATTGGATATATATCCAATTCTAATCTTGTTATCTGTATTCAGTGGTGGCATCTGCAAAGGTTTCACCCATTCGGGATAATTAACCGCCATTACTTGATGAACAAATTGTCCATACTTTGTTTGAATATCTAAGTCATTCTTGCCTTGATACTGTAGGAAAAAATTAGTATTGTAACCGAGCGCGTCAAAAGTATTCTTTTTTGTCTGTTGACTATCTAAAGATATTTGATTAATAAAATTATTTAATTCGTGAATAAACCTACTCCTGTAAACTTCAATTTCATCTATATCTTTGTACAGAATAGGCATTAATCGTACTTGCTCTAGTTTTATTGCTAAGTTGTTAGGAAACTGAGCTACTGCCTGTTGAGCAATTTTAATGGCTTCTTCTATATGATTTAACCATTGCCTTAGTACGATTAACTTCAAATGAGGAACAAATTCATTGGGATACTGGATAATTGCTTGTTCAAAAATTTTTATTCCTAGTTCGTATTGGTTAGTTTTGAGGTAGCATTCAGCGAAATCCAAATAAAATTGAAGTTCACCTGGTTCTTGTACGAAAAATTTCTGAAAATAATTAATAGCTTTTTGATATTTTCCTTGGCGGTAAGCTGCATAAGCAAAGTGAATATCTGATTGAGATTGTTCATTATTTGCAGCAAAAGCAATTGCTAAATTATTAATAATATCGGGATTACAGGGGTTTAAACTTAATGCTTTTTGATAGGTTTCAATTGCTTCCTCTACTCGATCAAGGGACATCAAGACATTTCCTAAATTTAAATATCCACCAAAATGATTGGGATTAGCGGCTACAGCTTGCCGATATATTACTTCAGCCTCAGCTATTTTATCGGTTTTTATTAATAGATTGCCTAAGTTATTATAAGCATCATGAAATTCTGGATTGATAACAATTGCTTTTTTATAAGCATCAATTGCTTGATTGGTTGAATTAAGCTTTTCTAGAACTAAACCTATACTATAATGGGTAGAATCTCTACCTGGATCAATTTCTAAAGATTTAATTAACATAGGAAGTGCATCTTCATATTTAGCTTGAGAATAGTAAAACATTCCCAAATTGTGATAGCTTTTGTGATTATAGATATCCCACTCTAAAACTTGCTTATATTTTTCTTCGGCTAATAATGCTTTTGAATTAAACTCAAGCGATATAGCTTCTTTAGTTAACCTGTCTAAAGTTTCTCGCTTGGTTTTAAATTCAAACTCTGAATAAAAGTCTTCTAATGCTGTTATTAATGGCTTGTTACGAAAAGATTTATTAAACTGCGACCAATCATAAGTCGTAAATTGATTAACATCCCAGCTAAAAATATGTAGCCCATTTCCAAATCTACTATTTCCCTTTTCATTTCCAGGTAATGTCAGCAATAGTTTGGCTTGAGGCGTAGTTGCCAAGAAATCCCAATTAGCCTGTTGAACTGTACTGTAGTTACTACCACTGACAATAATTAAAGCTCGATCTGCCAGAAAAGGCTTAACTAATAAAAGTCCTAAAAGCGAAGATCTATAATCTTTCCCACCTTCATAAAAATAAACCCCAACTTTTTGCTCTGGTTGTATTTCTCTTAATTCGCTGAAAAAATCCTCAAAATTTTCATTAGAAAAAATTACTTGATCTTCTAGACTAAATACCGATAAATTATTTACAAGTTCTTCAATTTTGTGATCTGCGTCATCGACTAAAAACTGCTCTACTGCATAAGCTGTCACTTCTGAATGGTTCAAAAGTGCGCCAATTAAATTGGCTCCTGTGCCGCAACCAACTTCACAATAAATTTCATCTTCTTCCAAGCAATCTACCGCTAAATTGAGCAATTGCATAATATTAGCTATCGCTAATCCTTGCACTTTTTCAACAACTGATTGAAATATGGTGGATTTAGGAAGAAGTATTTGTTTTTCTGAAGTTGTGTATACTTCTGATAACTGATTAATAAATTTTTGATAATTCATTAGAGCGTAGTGTTGTTAACGTAGATACAATGAAGGTTTTATGTTTTACTTATACAGTATTAGCAACCTTTTTGGTAATACTGTATCAACCAGCTTGATGATATTGTGACTTTTTTAACAAAATCAACTATCTGAGCTAATGCTCAAAAAAAATTACCGACAGAGGTGAATTGGATTTCAAGTGGGTAATCTAAATTCAAAAGCGAAAAAAGCATCCCCCTTCAAGGAGACTATATGAAACCCGAATTCCAAGCTAAGTTCCTGCAACACCTCAATTACAAACAACAGCATCCATAAATTTTCTGGGCGAGGGGCAAAATTTATCTCCGTGACTACTAAATAAGCATCATAATTTATCTCAAGTCAAAGCTAAATCAACAACGTAATTATTTGTCTAACTTTTGATAATTATTTGCTTAAGAAGATTTATTGCGAGGATTAATTAACTCGCTGAGTCCCTCTCCTAAAAGAGACAAACCTATTACCATTAATGTTAGGGCTAACCCAGGAAATAAAGTTGTCCACCAAATACCAGTTGGTAAGGCATCAAGAGCTTGACGTAAATCATAGCCCCATTCAGGAGTTTGTTCTGGTAAACCTAATCCCAGAAAGCCTAAACCTCCTAAGATCAAAATGGCATCGGCAGCATTGAGCGTAAATATTACGGGTATACTCTGAATCACATTGAGAAACAGGTAGCGAGACAGCACTCTTGAGGTTGATGCTCCCATTGCTTGGGCTGCTTCGATAAATAATTCATTTTTCACACTCACAGTTTGGTTACGGACTACGCGATAGTATTGGGGAATATAGGAAATACTAAGTGCGATCGCGGCATTAATTACCCCTCTTCCTACCACAAAAGCTAATGTTACTGATAGCAGTAGCCCTGGAAGTGTATATATAGTATCCATTAAAAATAACAACACTCGGTCTAACCAACCGCCTCGATAACCGCTAATCATTCCCAGAGGCACACCCACGATCATACTTATCGCTGTCGCCAGAATCACTACTTGCAACGCGGCTTGGGAGCCATATAAAGCCCTAGAGAAAACATCATAACCTTGGCGACTGGTACCAAACCAATGTTGCCCAGATGGTGGTTGGTGAATTGGGTTACTCAGAGACTCAAGTGGGTTTTGTATCCATCCCCAAGTCTGAAAAGCAGGCGCTAAGACGGCTATAAGTACGAACAGCGAAGTTATCACAATTCCTACTCTCAGCAATTGTATAGAGAGGCTGCGACGCTCAGAAGCTCGTAAAAATCGGGGAAAGCGGAATTTATTAGCAGTATTCATAAATATAAAGGTTGCAATTATAGCTTGATAATAATCTAGATGTTCCCCAAACTAATTTATTACAATTTTATAAGACAGCGAGCAAATCTCATTTCCATGTTGTACCTAAAAATGCCTACAAAGTGACTCTGCCGCCAGTAAGGGAGCCTCAAAAAAGTTTGTTTGTAATGGTGATACAAAGTTGAGCCTAACTGGGTAAGCTACATTCAGAAGGGAAAACAAAGCATCATACCATTAAGGAAATTATTATGAAACTCGAATTACAAGCTAAATTCCTCCAACACCTGAACCGCAAACAAAGCGACAAAGGTTTTACCTTAATTGAACTGTTAGTTGTAATCATCATTATTGGTATTCTAGCTGCTATTGCTCTACCTACCTTCTTAAATCAAACCGCTAAAGGCAAGCAATCTGAAGCTAAAAACACAGTTAGTGCAGTCAATAAATCTCAGACGGCATACCGTGTTGAAAGTACAGCCTTTGCAAGTGATATGTCAACTTTATCACTTGGTTTGCCTACACAAACTACCAACTACACCTACGCAGTTAGTGGTTCTACAGAAACATCCACAGTTACTGGCGAAGCTAGAGATGCCAGTTTGAAAGGCTACAGTGGTGCGAATACCAGATATACAGATGCAAATAGCCAAAGTGCTATAGCTTCAGTTCTCTGTGAAAATCTTGCCCCTGGTACAGGCACAGTTACTGTACCAACCACAAATGCTCTTGCTACCGTCGTTGCTGCTGCTGCTAGCTGCCCTGCTACTGCAAAGACACTCTAAGCAGATCAGCTGTTTGGGGCAACACCAAGACTTGATCCGTAGTTTAACTTTCTTTGATTGGTGGCTAAGAACTATTACTGCTACTGGTTACGGTGCGATCCCACTAGACAAGTCTGCTGTTACGATACTTTATCTGACTTATTTTTTTAGTAAAGGTGATATGAAATTGATCATAAGTGGGTAAGCTACATTCAGAAGCGAAAAGAAAGCATCCCCCCCTCCAGGAGACTATATGAAACCCGAACTACAAGCTAAATTTCTGCAACACCTGAACCGCAAGCAAAGCGACAAAGGTTTTACCTTAATTGAACTGTTAGTTGTAATTATCATTATTGGTATTTTAGCTGCTATTGCTCTACCTACCTTCTTAAATCAAACCGCTAAAGGCAAGCAATCTGAAGCTAAAAACACAGTTAGTGCAGTCAATAAATCTCAGACGGCATACCGTGTTGAAAGTACAGCCTTTGCTGGTGATATGTCAACTTTATCACTTGGTTTGCCTACACAAACTACCAACTACACCTACGCTGTTGGTGGTTCTACAGAAACAGCCACCGTTACTGGTACAGCTAGAGATGCCAGTTTGAAAGGCTACAGTGGTGCAAATGTCAGATATACAGATGCAAATAGCCAAAGTGCTATAGCTTCAGTTCTCTGTGAAAATCTTGCCCCTGGTACAGGCACAGTTACTGCACCAACCACAGTTCCTGGTGCAGTAACTGTTGGTTCTGCTGCTAGCTGCCCTGCTACTGCGAAGACACTATAAGCTATTCACTGCTTATTAGTAAATATATTTTAAGTAATTATAAGGGTAACTCTGTGAAGAGTTACCCTTATAATTACTTTATTTGTCCATCACTGATACAAATGAATTGGAAACCAGAAGCTCAAAAATTCCTTTTAGAAAATAACTATGACCAGTTAACCAATTTTTATGAACAGGCTATTGCAGAGGAACCCGATCAAATTACGCATTATTGGTATTTAGGTTTAGCCTATTTGCTTCAAAACAAAGAAGAAGTGGCTCAAACAACTTGGCTACTAGCAATGGCTGGTCAAGATCAGCAAGTTGAGCAGTGGACGGAAGAACTTGTACAAATTCTGGATCAAGAAGCTGTTCGTCAAGAAAATACAAATAGTCATACAAAAAGTTGGCTAATTCGGCAATACATTCGAGAATTTGCCCCAAATAATCTTAACAACTTACTGCTATTAATTAAAATTGCAATTGCTTTAGGTGAATTCACCCCACAATTACTGAATGACTGGCAAGTTATAGAAAACTTACAACAACATCAACACATAGATTTAGACTTACTCCTACAGATAATCAAACAAGTACTAGAATTTCCCAGTAGCGAAGCATTAGCCTTTACGGAAGCTTGTTTACCGTACTATTCGGAAAATCCTGTAACTTTAACTGATAACTTGATGCTAGTAGCTGTCAAGATAGCTTCTGAAACTTTAAATCCCAAATATGGCGCTAATATTGCAGAGTTCTGTCTAAAATTACGACCGGAATATGCCGAACCCTTACGGCATTTATCTTATTTTTATTCTAATGCTGGTGAGTATCAAAAAGGGATAGAAACAGCTAAAAATTTTTTAAATAATTGTATAACCAATGCTTGGAAAGTTCAGGGCAGTACTTTATTGCTCCGCGCCTTATTTGTGGCTGGCGGTTGGCTGGAAGCAGAGCCTGTTATGCAACAGCACAAATCTTTAGTTTTAGATTTAGTTAAAAATCCCCCTGACGACCTCCACCCTATTGCTGCTAGTTATCTAATCCCAGCCAATTATTATTTACCTGCTTTTGAGGATCAACCAGAAGAATATCATCACTTGCAGAATCTTCTTGCTCAATTATTTCAAAAAGTTGTCCAAGCTGGATCTCAAGAATTGGTAAATTTGCCTTGGAAAAATCCCCAGGAAAAAAATAGAAAGCTGAAAATTGGTTATATCGCTCATACACTTAGATCGCATTCTGTAGGTTGGTTAAGTCGCTGGATATTTAAATACTACAACCATGAGCTTTTTGAAACTCATCTTTATTTAATTCATCAATCTTTAGAAGATAATGGATGGATAGGAGCAGAAGTAGATGGCATTTCTAACTTTGGTTCTGAACCCGAACAAATTGCGGCAAAAATAAAAGCTGATCAAATTGATATTTTAGTTGATTTAGATAGTATTACCTTAGATATTACCTGCACAGTAATGGCTCTGAAGCCTGCACCTGTGCAAGTAACTTGGTTAGGTTGGGATGCTTCGGGCATTCCAGCAGTTGATTACTT contains:
- a CDS encoding tetratricopeptide repeat protein — its product is MNYQKFINQLSEVYTTSEKQILLPKSTIFQSVVEKVQGLAIANIMQLLNLAVDCLEEDEIYCEVGCGTGANLIGALLNHSEVTAYAVEQFLVDDADHKIEELVNNLSVFSLEDQVIFSNENFEDFFSELREIQPEQKVGVYFYEGGKDYRSSLLGLLLVKPFLADRALIIVSGSNYSTVQQANWDFLATTPQAKLLLTLPGNEKGNSRFGNGLHIFSWDVNQFTTYDWSQFNKSFRNKPLITALEDFYSEFEFKTKRETLDRLTKEAISLEFNSKALLAEEKYKQVLEWDIYNHKSYHNLGMFYYSQAKYEDALPMLIKSLEIDPGRDSTHYSIGLVLEKLNSTNQAIDAYKKAIVINPEFHDAYNNLGNLLIKTDKIAEAEVIYRQAVAANPNHFGGYLNLGNVLMSLDRVEEAIETYQKALSLNPCNPDIINNLAIAFAANNEQSQSDIHFAYAAYRQGKYQKAINYFQKFFVQEPGELQFYLDFAECYLKTNQYELGIKIFEQAIIQYPNEFVPHLKLIVLRQWLNHIEEAIKIAQQAVAQFPNNLAIKLEQVRLMPILYKDIDEIEVYRSRFIHELNNFINQISLDSQQTKKNTFDALGYNTNFFLQYQGKNDLDIQTKYGQFVHQVMAVNYPEWVKPLQMPPLNTDNKIRIGYISNSMFNHVVANMTIGWLKRQDRNKFKVYSYAIDTAKDSKTIDFQMYSDVFYQIPNNLEAVCQQIINDQLHVLVFLDIGMYAMMTQIGALRLASVQCTTWGHPITSGLPTIDYFLSCELMEPENGAEHYSEKLLKLPNIGLYYEKPLIPETRLERSHFKLRSDAVVYLSCQSLFKYLPQHDYVFAAIAQLVPQAQFAFISSQISEAITEKFKQRLQKAFASYGLNSKDYCVILPRLDGLEYPNVHLVSDIYLDTFSWSGGNTTMTAVASNLPVVTCPGEFMRGRHSYGILKMLGVTDTIATNEAEYIEIAVRLGLDPQWRLAIVEQVKQNQHRVFEDQTCVDALEEFYQRVVQEQSI
- a CDS encoding ABC transporter permease, whose translation is MNTANKFRFPRFLRASERRSLSIQLLRVGIVITSLFVLIAVLAPAFQTWGWIQNPLESLSNPIHQPPSGQHWFGTSRQGYDVFSRALYGSQAALQVVILATAISMIVGVPLGMISGYRGGWLDRVLLFLMDTIYTLPGLLLSVTLAFVVGRGVINAAIALSISYIPQYYRVVRNQTVSVKNELFIEAAQAMGASTSRVLSRYLFLNVIQSIPVIFTLNAADAILILGGLGFLGLGLPEQTPEWGYDLRQALDALPTGIWWTTLFPGLALTLMVIGLSLLGEGLSELINPRNKSS
- a CDS encoding type IV pilin-like G/H family protein; this translates as MKLELQAKFLQHLNRKQSDKGFTLIELLVVIIIIGILAAIALPTFLNQTAKGKQSEAKNTVSAVNKSQTAYRVESTAFASDMSTLSLGLPTQTTNYTYAVSGSTETSTVTGEARDASLKGYSGANTRYTDANSQSAIASVLCENLAPGTGTVTVPTTNALATVVAAAASCPATAKTL
- a CDS encoding type IV pilin-like G/H family protein, translating into MKPELQAKFLQHLNRKQSDKGFTLIELLVVIIIIGILAAIALPTFLNQTAKGKQSEAKNTVSAVNKSQTAYRVESTAFAGDMSTLSLGLPTQTTNYTYAVGGSTETATVTGTARDASLKGYSGANVRYTDANSQSAIASVLCENLAPGTGTVTAPTTVPGAVTVGSAASCPATAKTL
- a CDS encoding O-linked N-acetylglucosamine transferase, SPINDLY family protein, coding for MNWKPEAQKFLLENNYDQLTNFYEQAIAEEPDQITHYWYLGLAYLLQNKEEVAQTTWLLAMAGQDQQVEQWTEELVQILDQEAVRQENTNSHTKSWLIRQYIREFAPNNLNNLLLLIKIAIALGEFTPQLLNDWQVIENLQQHQHIDLDLLLQIIKQVLEFPSSEALAFTEACLPYYSENPVTLTDNLMLVAVKIASETLNPKYGANIAEFCLKLRPEYAEPLRHLSYFYSNAGEYQKGIETAKNFLNNCITNAWKVQGSTLLLRALFVAGGWLEAEPVMQQHKSLVLDLVKNPPDDLHPIAASYLIPANYYLPAFEDQPEEYHHLQNLLAQLFQKVVQAGSQELVNLPWKNPQEKNRKLKIGYIAHTLRSHSVGWLSRWIFKYYNHELFETHLYLIHQSLEDNGWIGAEVDGISNFGSEPEQIAAKIKADQIDILVDLDSITLDITCTVMALKPAPVQVTWLGWDASGIPAVDYFLADSYVLPENAQDYYRATIWRLPTTYVAVDGFEVAVPTLRRDDLGIPADAVIYFSAQHGHKRHPDTTRLQMQIIKQVPNSYFLIKGRSDEATIKQFFTKIAESEGVDPSRLIYLPRDINEYVHRANLGIADIVLDTYPYNGATTTLETLWMGVPLVTRVGKQFAARNSYTFLMNAGVTEGIAWTDAEYVEWGVKLGLDSSLRQQVAWKLRQSRQTSPLWNAQQFTMELEKAYQQMWERYIESR